In a genomic window of Halobiforma lacisalsi AJ5:
- a CDS encoding ABC transporter permease — MLEASVLERIGIAIASTALALLIGLVIVAAAGHNPARFAYQLIVGSFGSGRAVARTLRYSVLFVLAGVAVAIAFRAGVFNIGVQGQFVVGGFTTVVTIVSLAPYLPEGTIGGVVLVVVGTVAAIVAGGLYAAFPGVLKAYGDANEIITTIMLNFIAIGFVGWLVAGRFGDPEATATRTERLPDNVGFPSILFDDPNLSIVGIVVTLAVVALVAAIMTRTRFGYDMVTSGHQERAATYSGVDAKRMIVSTMTFSGMVAGLAGAIFAIMIQGYFTDPSGIGNYGFDAIAVSLLAANNPVGVIPAGLLFGGLESAGSHVQINSDVPVQLIDGIVGLVVLFVAVPELFRMLAQRTGLGGDAE; from the coding sequence ATGCTCGAGGCGTCCGTCCTCGAGCGGATCGGCATCGCGATCGCGTCGACGGCGCTTGCGTTGCTCATCGGCCTGGTGATCGTCGCGGCGGCGGGGCACAACCCGGCGCGGTTCGCCTATCAGTTGATCGTCGGCTCGTTCGGGAGCGGCCGGGCTGTGGCGCGGACGCTGCGGTACTCGGTGCTTTTCGTGCTCGCCGGGGTCGCCGTAGCCATCGCCTTCCGTGCGGGCGTGTTCAACATCGGCGTCCAGGGACAGTTCGTCGTCGGCGGCTTCACGACCGTCGTCACGATCGTCTCGCTCGCGCCGTACCTGCCCGAGGGGACGATCGGCGGCGTCGTACTGGTCGTCGTCGGGACGGTCGCGGCCATCGTCGCCGGCGGCCTGTACGCCGCGTTCCCGGGCGTGTTGAAGGCCTACGGCGACGCGAACGAGATCATCACGACGATCATGCTGAACTTCATCGCCATCGGGTTCGTCGGCTGGCTCGTCGCCGGCCGGTTCGGCGATCCGGAGGCGACGGCGACCCGAACAGAGCGACTTCCGGACAACGTCGGGTTTCCGTCGATCCTGTTCGACGATCCGAACCTCTCCATCGTCGGGATCGTCGTCACGCTCGCGGTCGTCGCGCTCGTCGCCGCGATCATGACCCGAACCCGGTTCGGCTACGACATGGTGACCAGCGGCCACCAGGAGCGCGCCGCGACCTACTCGGGCGTGGACGCGAAACGGATGATCGTCTCGACGATGACCTTCTCCGGGATGGTCGCCGGCCTGGCGGGTGCGATCTTCGCGATCATGATCCAGGGGTACTTCACCGATCCGTCGGGGATCGGCAACTACGGGTTCGACGCCATCGCGGTCAGTCTGCTTGCGGCGAACAACCCCGTCGGCGTCATCCCCGCGGGACTGCTGTTCGGCGGCCTCGAGTCGGCCGGCTCACACGTCCAGATCAACAGCGACGTGCCCGTCCAGTTGATCGACGGCATCGTCGGACTGGTCGTCCTGTTCGTCGCCGTCCCGGAACTGTTCCGGATGCTCGCACAGCGGACGGGCCTAGGAGGTGACGCGGAATGA
- a CDS encoding ABC transporter ATP-binding protein encodes MTRDSTPPAVHLEGITKRFGDVVANDDVDLTVSQGSIHALLGENGSGKTTLMSVLYGLYDQNEGTIHVDGKPRTFESPKDAMEAGVGMIHQHFQLVKPMTVLQNVVLGHEPTENGLVDEAAAREEIEAICSRYDFDVDRHLDSPVEELDLGIQQRVEIVKSLYRGAEVLILDEPTAVLTPQEVESLIDVMTDLRDDGRSLIFITHKLDEALSVADEITVLRDGEAVGTVPADEATEQDLARMMVGREVVFDRLSRETSTGDSVLEVEELRMRSDRGRESVHGVDLTVREGEILGIAGVQGNGQSELVEGITGLRSVEDGAVRLRGTEITGMSRRDRIEAGIAYIPEDRQTEGLVQDYTLVRNALLGNQTVEPYADDGILDWSAVRRHAEEIIEEFDVQPPNPDTDAASLSGGNQQKFIVGREIGHDPEVMIASHPTRGVDIGSIEFIHNRLIELRDEGLAIVVVSSKLEEIRKLADRIAVMYEGEFIDIVDPEAVTEEEIGLLMAGQSLEETSDGETDRGVQA; translated from the coding sequence ATGACGAGAGATAGTACGCCGCCCGCAGTCCACCTCGAGGGGATCACCAAGCGGTTCGGTGACGTCGTCGCCAACGACGACGTCGACCTCACCGTCTCCCAGGGGTCGATTCACGCCCTGCTCGGCGAGAACGGGTCCGGGAAGACGACCCTCATGAGCGTTCTCTACGGGCTCTACGACCAGAACGAGGGGACGATCCACGTCGACGGGAAACCGCGGACGTTCGAGTCGCCCAAGGACGCGATGGAGGCCGGGGTCGGCATGATCCACCAGCACTTCCAGCTCGTGAAACCGATGACGGTACTTCAGAACGTCGTACTGGGCCACGAGCCGACCGAGAACGGGCTGGTCGACGAGGCGGCCGCACGCGAGGAGATCGAAGCGATCTGTTCGCGGTACGACTTCGACGTCGATCGGCATCTGGACTCGCCGGTCGAAGAACTCGACCTCGGCATCCAGCAGCGCGTCGAGATCGTCAAGAGCCTCTACCGCGGTGCGGAGGTCCTCATCCTCGACGAGCCGACGGCAGTGCTGACGCCACAGGAAGTCGAGAGCCTGATCGACGTCATGACCGATCTCCGGGACGACGGCCGATCGCTGATCTTCATCACTCACAAACTCGATGAGGCGCTCTCGGTCGCCGACGAGATCACCGTCCTCCGGGACGGCGAAGCCGTCGGCACCGTCCCCGCCGACGAGGCCACCGAACAGGACCTGGCGAGAATGATGGTCGGCCGCGAGGTCGTGTTCGACCGACTCTCTCGAGAGACGAGCACCGGCGATTCCGTCCTCGAGGTCGAGGAACTCCGAATGCGGAGCGATCGCGGTCGCGAGTCCGTCCACGGGGTCGATCTGACCGTCCGTGAGGGCGAAATTCTCGGCATCGCCGGCGTTCAGGGGAACGGCCAGAGCGAACTCGTCGAGGGGATCACCGGTCTTCGGTCCGTCGAGGACGGCGCCGTTCGGCTCCGAGGGACGGAGATCACCGGGATGAGCCGTCGAGACCGGATCGAAGCCGGCATCGCCTACATCCCCGAGGACAGACAGACCGAGGGGCTCGTCCAGGACTACACGCTCGTCCGGAACGCCCTGCTCGGGAACCAGACCGTCGAGCCGTATGCCGACGACGGGATCCTCGACTGGTCTGCGGTCAGACGCCATGCAGAAGAGATCATCGAGGAGTTCGACGTCCAGCCGCCAAATCCCGACACCGACGCGGCGTCGCTGTCCGGCGGGAACCAGCAGAAGTTCATCGTCGGTCGGGAGATCGGACACGACCCGGAGGTCATGATCGCCTCCCACCCGACCCGTGGGGTCGACATCGGCTCGATCGAGTTCATCCACAATCGACTGATCGAACTCCGTGACGAGGGACTGGCGATCGTCGTCGTCTCCTCGAAGCTCGAAGAGATCCGGAAACTGGCCGACCGCATCGCGGTCATGTACGAAGGTGAGTTCATCGACATCGTCGATCCGGAGGCGGTCACCGAGGAGGAGATCGGCCTGCTGATGGCCGGCCAGTCGCTCGAGGAGACGAGCGACGGCGAGACCGATAGAGGTGTTCAGGCGTGA